In the genome of Quercus robur chromosome 3, dhQueRobu3.1, whole genome shotgun sequence, one region contains:
- the LOC126719766 gene encoding uncharacterized protein LOC126719766: MGEDPLRHNQSLHCQYHQKWRYATEDCRILWNHLEQLVREGRLQQFLYWPNGQGNQSRSRTQGNASLRSPLGTINVIFAAFRRTGSHPSMVMSVARLPVEDSNSNSKRARVKIQSALSFSDEDKMGTIQLHDDALVVTLRIGGYDVKRVMVDQGSGAEIMYLDLYKRLNLKPEDLTAYDSPLVSFDGKVVIPRG; this comes from the coding sequence atgggagAAGATCCCTTGAGGCACAACCAGAGCCTTCACTGCCAATATCACCAGAAGTGGAGGTATGCCACTGAGGATTGCAGAATTTTGTGGAATCATTTGGAGCAATTGGTCAGAGAAGGAAGGTTACAACAGTTTTTGTATTGGCCCAATGGGCAGGGAAACCAATCAAGGTCAAGGACTCAGGGGAACGCTTCTTTAAGGTCCCCTTTAGGcacaattaatgtcatcttCGCTGCATTTAGGAGGACCGGTTCTCATCCTTCTATGGTGATGTCTGTAGCTCGGCTACCAGTCGAGGACTCTAACTCTAACTCGAAGAGAGCTAGAGTGAAAATCCAATCGGCGCTGAGTTTTTCAGACGAGGACAAGATGGGAACCATCCAGCTGCATGATGATGCCTTGGTAGTCACCCTCAGAATAGGAGGatatgatgtgaagagggtaATGGTGGACCAGGGCAGTGGTGCAGAGATTATGTACCTTGATTTGTACAAAAGGCTGAACTTAAAGCCTGAGGATCTGACAGCCTATGATTCACCTCTGGTGAGCTTTGATGGGAAAGTTGTCATCCCAAGGGGTTAG
- the LOC126718329 gene encoding vignain-like isoform X1: MNLGKFFLVSLSLALLLVLAKGIDFKEEDLASEERLWELYEKWRSHHTASQDLNEKHKRFNVFKENVKHVHKVNKMNKPYKLRLNKFADMTNHEFASSYASSKVSHHRMFQGIRQVTGFMHEKIDNLPTSVDWRKQGAVTGVKDQGKCGSCWAFSTVVAVEGINQIKTKELVPLSEQELVDCDSKNNGCDGGLMENAFEFIKQTGGVTTENNYPYQARHKSCDSSKMNDPMVQIDGYENVPQNDENALMKAVANQPVSVAIDAGGKDFQFYSEGVFTGDCGTELNHGVAIVGYGTTLDGKKYWIVKNSWGPEWGEKGYIRVQRGVNAEEGLCGIAMEASYPVKLSSNNNKKTSFKDEL; the protein is encoded by the exons ATGAATTTGGGGAAGTTTTTCTTGGTTTCTCTTTCCTTAGCTCTACTTTTGGTGCTGGCCAAGGGCATCGACTTCAAAGAGGAGGATTTAGCTTCCGAAGAGAGACTCTGGGAATTGTATGAGAAGTGGAGGAGCCATCACACTGCTTCTCAGGACCTCAACGAGAAGCATAAGCGTTTCAATGTGTTTAAGGAGAACGTGAAGCATGTTCACAAAGTGAACAAGATGAATAAGCCTTACAAGCTGAGACTGAATAAGTTTGCAGATATGACTAACCATGAATTTGCAAGTTCCTATGCCAGTTCAAAGGTTAGCCATCACAGGATGTTCCAAGGTATCCGACAAGTGACTGGTTTCATGCATGAGAAGATTGACAATCTTCCAACCTCTGTTGATTGGAGAAAACAAGGAGCAGTTACCGGTGTCAAGGACCAAGGCAAATGTG GTAGCTGCTGGGCATTTTCAACTGTAGTTGCAGTTGAGGGAATcaaccaaatcaaaacaaaggagTTAGTCCCTCTGTCTGAGCAGGAGCTGGTTGATTGTGATTCTAAAAACAATGGTTGTGATGGAGGACTAATGGAAAATGCATTTGAGTTCATTAAGCAAACTGGTGGAGTAACAACAGAGAACAACTACCCCTACCAAGCCCGACACAAGTCTTGTGACTCATCGAAG ATGAATGATCCTATGGTACAAATTGACGGTTATGAAAATGTTCcacaaaatgatgaaaatgcCTTGATGAAAGCTGTTGCAAACCAACCTGTATCAGTTGCAATTGATGCTGGTGGCAAGGATTTCCAGTTCTACTCAGAG GGAGTATTCACCGGAGATTGTGGCACAGAGCTGAATCATGGGGTGGCAATTGTGGGCTATGGAACAACTTTGGATGGTAAAAAATACTGGATAGTGAAGAACTCTTGGGGACCTGAATGGGGAGAGAAGGGTTACATAAGGGTGCAACGTGGGGTTAATGCAGAAGAGGGACTATGTGGTATAGCCATGGAGGCCTCTTACCCCGTAAAACTGTCctcaaacaacaacaagaagacCTCCTTCAAAGATGAACTGTAA
- the LOC126718329 gene encoding vignain-like isoform X2 yields MNLGKFFLVSLSLALLLVLAKGIDFKEEDLASEERLWELYEKWRSHHTASQDLNEKHKRFNVFKENVKHVHKVNKMNKPYKLRLNKFADMTNHEFASSYASSKVSHHRMFQGIRQVTGFMHEKIDNLPTSVDWRKQGAVTGVKDQGKCGSCWAFSTVVAVEGINQIKTKELVPLSEQELVDCDSKNNGCDGGLMENAFEFIKQTGGVTTENNYPYQARHKSCDSSKMNDPMVQIDGYENVPQNDENALMKAVANQPVSVAIDAGGKDFQFYSEAIFTGDCGTELNHGVAIVGYGTTLDGKKYWIVKNSWGPEWGEKGYIRVQRGVNAEEGLCGIAMEASYPVKLSSNNNKKTSFKDEL; encoded by the exons ATGAATTTGGGGAAGTTTTTCTTGGTTTCTCTTTCCTTAGCTCTACTTTTGGTGCTGGCCAAGGGCATCGACTTCAAAGAGGAGGATTTAGCTTCCGAAGAGAGACTCTGGGAATTGTATGAGAAGTGGAGGAGCCATCACACTGCTTCTCAGGACCTCAACGAGAAGCATAAGCGTTTCAATGTGTTTAAGGAGAACGTGAAGCATGTTCACAAAGTGAACAAGATGAATAAGCCTTACAAGCTGAGACTGAATAAGTTTGCAGATATGACTAACCATGAATTTGCAAGTTCCTATGCCAGTTCAAAGGTTAGCCATCACAGGATGTTCCAAGGTATCCGACAAGTGACTGGTTTCATGCATGAGAAGATTGACAATCTTCCAACCTCTGTTGATTGGAGAAAACAAGGAGCAGTTACCGGTGTCAAGGACCAAGGCAAATGTG GTAGCTGCTGGGCATTTTCAACTGTAGTTGCAGTTGAGGGAATcaaccaaatcaaaacaaaggagTTAGTCCCTCTGTCTGAGCAGGAGCTGGTTGATTGTGATTCTAAAAACAATGGTTGTGATGGAGGACTAATGGAAAATGCATTTGAGTTCATTAAGCAAACTGGTGGAGTAACAACAGAGAACAACTACCCCTACCAAGCCCGACACAAGTCTTGTGACTCATCGAAG ATGAATGATCCTATGGTACAAATTGACGGTTATGAAAATGTTCcacaaaatgatgaaaatgcCTTGATGAAAGCTGTTGCAAACCAACCTGTATCAGTTGCAATTGATGCTGGTGGCAAGGATTTCCAGTTCTACTCAGAGGCAA TATTCACCGGAGATTGTGGCACAGAGCTGAATCATGGGGTGGCAATTGTGGGCTATGGAACAACTTTGGATGGTAAAAAATACTGGATAGTGAAGAACTCTTGGGGACCTGAATGGGGAGAGAAGGGTTACATAAGGGTGCAACGTGGGGTTAATGCAGAAGAGGGACTATGTGGTATAGCCATGGAGGCCTCTTACCCCGTAAAACTGTCctcaaacaacaacaagaagacCTCCTTCAAAGATGAACTGTAA
- the LOC126718330 gene encoding uncharacterized protein LOC126718330 translates to MVKLVHYCAMTLAAFAFYETMERIHVWIALRQDEKQERLEKELEIRRVQQKLLQESKQRA, encoded by the exons atggtgAAATTGGTGCACTACTGCGCGATGACACTTGCAGCCTTCGCTTTCTATGAAACCATGGAAAGAATCCACGTCTGGATCGCTCTCCGTCAAGATGAaaag CAAGAGAGATTGGAGAAGGAATTGGAGATCAGGAGAGTCCAGCAGAAGCTATTGCAAGAATCTAAACAGAGGGCGTGA